CAATCAGTAATAGTTTTTTCATGATTATTTTTTAGTTCGACACAAAACTAGATATTTTTTCCAAATCCGCAAGTATTCATGAAACAAATTAAAATATTTAGAATAATTCCAGTATATATTAATTTTATATGCTCTTCTTTTCATGGCTTAAGATTTCAGACCTTCAATATAAAGAGTGCCGGGAAGTTTATACTCCACGGCACTATCTTATTTTCTTAAAATAATTTTCAGATCACGGAAATTTAATCTCTCAGTCTTTTTTCTTCATCATTATAGGCCAGGATAATCTTTCTCACCACAGGATGTCTTACTACGTCCTCTTCGGTAAGGTGTACAAAGCCTATTTCCTTAACATCTTTCAAGATTCTCATCGCCTCTTTCAATCCAGACTGCTGGTTTTTCGGAAGGTCAATCTGGCTGGGATCTCCGGTAATGATAAACTTAGCATTCATCCCCATTCTCGTAAGAAACATTTTCATCTGGGCATGGGTGGTATTCTGGGCTTCGTCAAGGATTACAAATGCATCATCCAGTGTCCTTCCTCTCATGAAAGCAAGCGGTGCCACTTCAATTACTTTTTTCTCCATAAACCCTTCAAGTTTCTCATGCGGAATCATATCCCGAAGTGCATCGTATAATGGCTGTAAATACGGATCCAGCTTTTCTTTAAGGTCTCCCGGTAAAAATCCAAGGCTCTCCCCTGCTTCTACCGCGGGTCTGGTCAGGATAATTCTTTTCACCTCTTTATCTCTCAAAGCCCTTGCAGCCAATGCTACACTGGTGTATGTTTTTCCGGTTCCGGCGGGTCCAATGGCAAAAACCATATCCTTCTTCTCTGTTTCTTTAACGAGTTTCTTAAGATTGGTTGTTTTCGCCTTAATAATCTTACCATTTACCCCCTTTACAATGATATCCTGGTCAAAAATCAGCTGTTTTTCATTTTCGTCTTTGATATTCAGAATATTTTCAACATCCTTTAGTTCGATGGAATTATGTTTGGAAATAAATTTAACAATATCATTCAGCTTCTGTTTAAGTATGTCTAAAGCTTCCTGATTCCCCATCGCAAAGATAAAATGGTCTCTTCCTGTAATTTTAAGGGTCGGAAAGCTTGATTTTATTAAATTGAAATATTGGTTATTAACACCATAGAAGATCTTTACATCAACATCTTCCAGATCATAGGTTAATTCAAACATGCAGTATTTTTATTTTTAGATTTTAAATTTAACGTTTTTTTTCAAATTTATATGAAATTCTTTTCGATAATCTTTCGGGCTTTCCTTTTATTTTAAATAACTTTGCAGGAAACACTATTTATTCTACTTCACAATCCATGTCAATTATTACCCTTACTTCGGATTTCGGAAACTTAGATTACAGAGTTGCTGCTGTGAAAGGCAAAATTCTGTCTCTAAACCCTGAGGTTAATATTATTGATATAACCCACGATATCCAGGCATTCAACCTTATACAAACCTCTTATATTGTTCGGAATGCTTATAAATATTTCCCTAAAGGAACCATTCATATCCTTTCTGTAGACAGTTTTTATAACAGATCAAGGAAAAACATTCTCTATAAAGCGGACGGCTCTTATTTTCTGGCCGCAGACAATGGGCTTTTAAGTCTTATTTTTTTTGATATAAAACCGGAAGCCATCTATGAGATTACACTGAACAGCCGTTTTGATGACATAGTAGACTTCACCTCTACCGATGTTTTCGTTCCTGCAGCAGTGCATTTAGCCGGCGGCGGACTTCCAGAGGTTATTGGAAGAAAAATAGACACTGCCAAACAGCTTCTTTTCCCTAAACCGGTTTATAACGAGTCGGAAAAGATGATTATTGGTGAGGTAACCTATATTGATAATTTCGGAAATATAATCTCGAATATCAGCAAAGATCTTTTTGAAACCATAAGCAAAGGACATGAAAGTTTTATGATCAAATTCAGGAATTTAACGCTTTCAAGAGTCTTTTCCAGCCACACAGAAGTGGTCTCAGACTGGGACAGGGAAACGGAATTTCACGGCCAGTCGGCAGCGATCTTCAATGACAGCCAGCTGTTGGAACTTACGATCTATAAAGGAAGCAAGAAAAACGGCGCGAAAAGCCTATTTGGACTGAATGTAGGAGAGAATATCTATATTGAATTTTTCTAAAATTATATATTTCATAAAAAAACCGATTTTTTTTATATATTTGTCAAAATCTAAAAATTAAAAATGGCAGAATACAAATTATTGCTTCCGTCAATGGGAGAAGGGGTTATGGAAGCGACGATTATCACTTGGTTATTCAATGAAGGTGATAATGTAAAAGAGGATGACTCCGTAGTAGAAATTGCAACAGATAAGGTAGATTCAGACGTTCCGACACCAGTTTCGGGGAAAATTGTAAAAATCTTAAAGCAAAAAGACGAAGTTGCAAAAGTTGGTGAAGCCATTGCTATTTTAGAAATTGAAGGTGAAGGCGGAAATACAGCTTCAGAAGAAGTAAAAACTGAAACTCCTGCAGCAGCTCCTGATGCCAATACTTTAAAAACCATTGAAGAACCATTAAAAGCAGCTGCTTCAAACGTAGAATTTTCTGGAGACCTTTATCTTTCTCCACTGGTAAAGTCTATCGCACAGCAGGAAAACATTTCTGAAGCAGAACTGAAAACCATCAAAGGAAGTGGTTTAGAAGGAAGAATTACCAAAGAAGATATACTGGCTTATGTAGCCAATAGAGGAAGCCAGCCACAACAGGCTGCACCGGTTCAGCAGACGGTTTCTGCTCCGGCTCCTGTTTCAGCACCAGCTGCAACGATTACTGCGGCTGCGGGTGATGAGATCATTCCAATGGACAGAATGAGAAAGATCATCGCTGAAAACATGGTAAAAGCAAAACAAATTGCTCCGCACGTTACTTCTTTCATTGAAACAGATGTAACCAACGTGGTGAAATGGAGAAATAAAAACAAATCTCTTTTCGAAAAACGTGAAGGTGAAAAACTGACTTTCATGCCGATTTTCGTGAAAGCTGTAGTGAAAGCTATTCAGGATTTCCCAATGATCAATGTTTCCATAAGCGGTGAAAATATCATCAAAAAGAAAAACATCAATATCGGTATGGCTACTGCCCTTCCGGATGGAAACCTTATCGTTCCTGTGATCAAGAATGCTGATCAGCTTTCTCTTTCAGGTCTTGCAAAAGCAATTAACGATTTAGCTTACAGAGCTAGAAACAAGAAATTAAGACCAGAAGATACGCAGGGAGCAACTTATACCATATCCAACGTAGGAAGCTTCGGAAACCTAATGGGAACTCCAATTATTCCTCAGCCTCAGGTTGCTATTTTAGCCATTGGTGCGATCGTTAAGAAGCCTGCAGTTCTTGAAACCGCAGACGGGGATGTAATTGCAATCAGAAACTTAATGTTCATGTCTCATTCTTATGATCACAGAGTAGTAGACGGCTCTCTTGGAGGAATGATGCTGAAGCACGTTCACGATTATCTTGAAAACTGGGATCTTAATACTGAAATCTAAGATTTACAATTCAATAGAATTTAAATAACAATACAAAATCAATAAGAACATGAAAAATACAACTTTAATTGCTATTATCTCACTGATTGTGATCGTTCTTATTGATTTTGTTCAGATTGTCCTAAGCTTTTTCGAGGTCTATTCATTGCCGGTGTTCAGGCTGTTTGGTGTTTTAAACCTTATTGCCTTCGCAGGTCTGCTTCCGTTTTTTATTGCCCTTTATAAAAAGCAGAAATAATGGATCCCGAACTTAAAGAACTTTTTGAACTTAAAGACGAAAAGGAGGAAACAGGCACACCTAAAATTCCAGAACAAAACGTCATTAAACATGTTTTAATCCGTCTTGCCGTTCTTATTGTCGGAACTATTGGTTTTGGAATTGCCATGAGCCAAGAACAAGGTTGGGGCGTAATGGGATATCTGCTGTTTATGATGGCTTTCCACGCAATCTGGGCTATTTTTATGATTATTGAAGCTCTGGTATTGCAGAGCAATAAAAAACTGATCCTCAGAAATACAAATTTTGCTTTAATTGCAGGCCTCTTATTTATTTACGGCTTGTTCTTAGGCTGGTTTAAATGATAAATTAGAAGCTTCTCTTCCCAGGGAAGCTTTTTTATTGTACTTATTTCAACCCTCACACCCATATAAAGTGAAAATTGAACATGTAATTTATTCCCTCCTATTTTTCATCTGTTTCTTAGTTTTTGCCGATTATTTAATCTTGACATTTTTAAATCCCGGATATTTTTCATAATTTTTCACATGTCATTTCTAAACTGCACACATGCTGAAAATTTTTGTTCTGCTTCGCAGGAGCCTTAAAAAATCCTTTGACAATATCCGGAATGAACAGCTTAAGTACAACCTGCTTCAAGCCATTCCCTTTTGGATAGGGTCGGTAATTACAGGTTTTTTTGCAGTGATGTATGCCCAGATATTTGCGTGGGGAGAACATCTTTTAAACTTCATTCTCGACTGGCACGCGTGGATGATTTTCATTATTGCTCCCATTGGTTTTGTTCTTTCATGGTGGCTGGTGAAAGAGTTTGCTCCCAATGCCAAAGGAAGCGGTATTCCACAGGTAATGGCTGCTGTGGAACTGGCCAATCCTAAAGAACATAAAAAGATCAGAAGTCTTTTAAGCATTAAAATCATTGTTTTCAAGATCCTTTCATCGGTGATCCTGGTTATCGGAGGCGGAGCTGTAGGACGTGAAGGTCCCACTATTCAGATTGCAGGCTCGGTATTCAGGAAAGTCAATGAATATCTTCCGGAATGGTGGCCAAAAATTTCCAAGAAAAATATGATTATGACCGGTGCTGCTGCGGGTCTTGCGGCTGCCTTCAATACGCCTCTTGGAGGAATTGTGTTTGCTGTGGAAGAACTCTCAAAAACACATATCAACTACTTTAAAACCGCCTTGTTTACTGCGGTCATCATAGCTGGATTAACTGCTCAGACTTTAGCTGGGTCTTATTTATACCTCGGCTATCCGAAGACCAATGATGTTTCTCTGATGGTAATGTTTCCGATCATTCTTGTGGCGGGAACAGCCGGAATCCTGGCCAGCCAACTCTCTGTGAGTATGCTGAAAATGAATGACTGGAAAAAAAGAAAACTTACTACAGATAAATCCAATGTGATCTTTTTAGTGATCTGTGCCCTGTTTATCGCTTCTATCGCCTATTTTATCAACAGGGAAATCCTGGGTTCCGGAAAAGAAATCATGGAACGGGTACTTTTCACGAAAGATAAGCATGAAGATTGGTATGTTCCCATCCTGAGGATGCTGGGGCCTGCCCTTTCCTTTACATCCGGCGGAGCAGGCGGAATTTTTGCACCGGCACTTACAGCAGGAGCCAGTATAGGATCTGTTATTTCAGGGGCTATTCATTTACCCCCCAATGAAACCAATGTTGTTATTCTTGCCGGAATGGTTGCTTTTCTTACCGGAATTACCCGTGCTCCCTTCACTTCTGCCATCATTGTGCTGGAAATGACAGACAGACATTCGCTTATTTTTCACCTGATGCTCGCAGGAATGGTTTCTTCCATTGCTTCAATTCTGGTGAGCAGACATTCACTGTATGATGTGATCAAGATGAACTTTTTAACGGAAATCAGAAGCCAGAAGGATCAACCCTGATTTTTCTTAAGCATTATCTTTAAATCTTTCATGGCTTCAAGTACTGCTTCAGCGGCTTCATAATCAGTCATTTTAATAACTAACTTATCCAGCTCTGTTTTAGAATTCTTAGTCTTGTAGGTTACAATATTCAGAAAAAAAATATTGTTCTTCCTTTTTGAAATATGATGAAAATCAACCACTCGCCCTAAATCCCATACCTCTCCTTCATTAAGAACTTTACCCTTTTTATTGATTGAATTTATTTTTATCTGATCTCCTTCAAATTCTGCATTTATTTTAAAATCTTCATCGTCACGATCAATACCGAATTCATTAATTTTATTGATGATTAAGGCCTTAGCTTCCTCAGCTGTTTCATATTTCCCAAGAATCTCAGATTTACCGTTCTTATATATTATTTTATAAATCTCCAGCTTTTCAAGAGAACGAACAGGACCTGTTAAATTATCCAACTCTTTATAAGCAATATTCACAGTCCCCACTTCTGTAATTTTTGCTTCGAATTGATCTCCATTCTTTTTGAAAATCTTATCCTGAGAATAACATACGGTACTCATCAATAATAATGGTAAAATATAAACTTCAGTTTTCATAGTGTCATTAATTTCTTGGCCGGCTAATATACAAAACAGCAATCATAAATCCTCAACAAATATTAAGGTTAGTATTGCATATTACAAATATATTTTTTACTTTTGCACCTCGAAATAATTAACAAATTCATTTAACATTATGAACAATTACGAAACTGTTTTCATTTTAACTCCCGTTCTATCTGACGCACAGGTGGAGGAAGCAGTGAAAAAATTTGAAGATCTTTTAAAAGAAAAGAACTGCGAAATCGTTGCTAAAGAAAACTGGGGATTAAAAAAATTAGCTTATCCAATTCAATTAAAAAAGAACGGATTCTACACTTTAATCGAGTTTAAAGGTGAAGGTACTGTAGTTGCTGATCTAGAATTAGCTTTCAAACGTGACGAAAGAGTAATTCGTTACTTAACTACAAAACTTGACAAACACGCTGTTGAGTACGCTGTAACTAGAAGAACTAAAGTAAAAGCAGCTAAAGCTTAATTATTAACCCAATTTTTTAAAAAGACAAGACATGGCAATAGATGAAATGGCTAAACAAGCCTCAGCTGGAGGAGAATCAGAAGTAAAATTCTTAACTCCGCTTGATATCAACACTAAATCTGAAAAGAAATACTGTAGATTCAAAAAATTCGGAATTAAGCACGTAGATTACAAAGATGCTGACTTCTTACTACAGTTTGTAAACGAGCAGGGTAAAATTTTACCAAGAAGATATACTGGAACTTCTCTAAAATATCAAAGAAAAGTTTCTGCTGCTATCAAAAGAGCAAGACACCTTGCTTTAATGCCGTACGTAGCTGACTTATTAAAATAAGACAAAAAATAATAAAGGAAGAGGGCA
This region of Chryseobacterium vaccae genomic DNA includes:
- a CDS encoding PhoH family protein, with amino-acid sequence MFELTYDLEDVDVKIFYGVNNQYFNLIKSSFPTLKITGRDHFIFAMGNQEALDILKQKLNDIVKFISKHNSIELKDVENILNIKDENEKQLIFDQDIIVKGVNGKIIKAKTTNLKKLVKETEKKDMVFAIGPAGTGKTYTSVALAARALRDKEVKRIILTRPAVEAGESLGFLPGDLKEKLDPYLQPLYDALRDMIPHEKLEGFMEKKVIEVAPLAFMRGRTLDDAFVILDEAQNTTHAQMKMFLTRMGMNAKFIITGDPSQIDLPKNQQSGLKEAMRILKDVKEIGFVHLTEEDVVRHPVVRKIILAYNDEEKRLRD
- a CDS encoding SAM hydrolase/SAM-dependent halogenase family protein, producing MSIITLTSDFGNLDYRVAAVKGKILSLNPEVNIIDITHDIQAFNLIQTSYIVRNAYKYFPKGTIHILSVDSFYNRSRKNILYKADGSYFLAADNGLLSLIFFDIKPEAIYEITLNSRFDDIVDFTSTDVFVPAAVHLAGGGLPEVIGRKIDTAKQLLFPKPVYNESEKMIIGEVTYIDNFGNIISNISKDLFETISKGHESFMIKFRNLTLSRVFSSHTEVVSDWDRETEFHGQSAAIFNDSQLLELTIYKGSKKNGAKSLFGLNVGENIYIEFF
- a CDS encoding dihydrolipoamide acetyltransferase family protein codes for the protein MAEYKLLLPSMGEGVMEATIITWLFNEGDNVKEDDSVVEIATDKVDSDVPTPVSGKIVKILKQKDEVAKVGEAIAILEIEGEGGNTASEEVKTETPAAAPDANTLKTIEEPLKAAASNVEFSGDLYLSPLVKSIAQQENISEAELKTIKGSGLEGRITKEDILAYVANRGSQPQQAAPVQQTVSAPAPVSAPAATITAAAGDEIIPMDRMRKIIAENMVKAKQIAPHVTSFIETDVTNVVKWRNKNKSLFEKREGEKLTFMPIFVKAVVKAIQDFPMINVSISGENIIKKKNINIGMATALPDGNLIVPVIKNADQLSLSGLAKAINDLAYRARNKKLRPEDTQGATYTISNVGSFGNLMGTPIIPQPQVAILAIGAIVKKPAVLETADGDVIAIRNLMFMSHSYDHRVVDGSLGGMMLKHVHDYLENWDLNTEI
- the rpsF gene encoding 30S ribosomal protein S6 — its product is MNNYETVFILTPVLSDAQVEEAVKKFEDLLKEKNCEIVAKENWGLKKLAYPIQLKKNGFYTLIEFKGEGTVVADLELAFKRDERVIRYLTTKLDKHAVEYAVTRRTKVKAAKA
- the rpsR gene encoding 30S ribosomal protein S18; amino-acid sequence: MAIDEMAKQASAGGESEVKFLTPLDINTKSEKKYCRFKKFGIKHVDYKDADFLLQFVNEQGKILPRRYTGTSLKYQRKVSAAIKRARHLALMPYVADLLK
- a CDS encoding chloride channel protein — protein: MLKIFVLLRRSLKKSFDNIRNEQLKYNLLQAIPFWIGSVITGFFAVMYAQIFAWGEHLLNFILDWHAWMIFIIAPIGFVLSWWLVKEFAPNAKGSGIPQVMAAVELANPKEHKKIRSLLSIKIIVFKILSSVILVIGGGAVGREGPTIQIAGSVFRKVNEYLPEWWPKISKKNMIMTGAAAGLAAAFNTPLGGIVFAVEELSKTHINYFKTALFTAVIIAGLTAQTLAGSYLYLGYPKTNDVSLMVMFPIILVAGTAGILASQLSVSMLKMNDWKKRKLTTDKSNVIFLVICALFIASIAYFINREILGSGKEIMERVLFTKDKHEDWYVPILRMLGPALSFTSGGAGGIFAPALTAGASIGSVISGAIHLPPNETNVVILAGMVAFLTGITRAPFTSAIIVLEMTDRHSLIFHLMLAGMVSSIASILVSRHSLYDVIKMNFLTEIRSQKDQP